The Flavobacterium faecale genomic sequence ACTAAGTTCCCGTTTATTTTTGGGGACAGGAAAATTTGGTTCGAATAGCCAAATGGCCGAGGCAATCCTAGCCTCCGAGTCCGAATTGGTGACTGTGGCCTTAAAACGGATCGATTTAGAAACCGATACCGATGCAATATTATCGCATTTAAAACATCCTAGAATCAATTTATTACCCAACACTTCGGGCGCTCGAACTGCCAAAGAAGCGATTTTTGCTGCGCAACTAGCCAGAGAAGCACTAGAAACAAATTGGTTAAAACTCGAAATTCATCCCGATCCAAAATACTTGATGCCGGATGCTATTGAGACTCTACGTGCAACGGAAGAATTGGCAAAACTGGGTTTTATTGTGCTCCCGTATATACATGCAGACCCAGTCTTGTGTAAGCGCTTGGAAGATGCTGGAACGGCAGCAGTAATGCCCTTGGGCTCCCCGATTGGAACCAATAAAGGATTAAAAACAATTGATTTTCTCGAAATCATTATCGAACAATCAAAGGTTCCTGTCATTATTGATGCTGGAATTGGAGCACCATCTGATGCTGCCAAAGCAATGGAATTAGGTGCCGATGCCGTCTTGGTCAACACAGCCATTGCCGTAGCCGGAAATCCAAAATTAATGGCTGAAGCTTTTAAAGAAGCGGTTATAGCAGGTAGAAAAGCTTTTGAAGCCAAGTTAGGACAACAATATAAGCATGCGGTGGCGTCGAGTCCGTTGACGGCATTTTTATATGAATAAAAGTTTGATGGCACGCAGATTTTGACACTCTTTACCTTTTTAACCCTATCAGGGTTTAAAACCCTGATAGGGTTAAAATAAAACAAAATACAATGACAACATTTAAATCTGTTTTTGAACAATACAGTTGGGACGATATCCAATCCAAGATATATGCTAGTACTTCCAAGCAAGTCGAGCAAGCTCTTTCTAAAACAAAACGCAACTTGGATGATTTTCTGGCATTGATTTCGCCAGCAGCGCAGCCTTATTTGGAGCAAATGGCGCAAGAGTGTCATGAGTTGACCAAAAAGCGCTTTGGAAAAACCATCCAAATGTATGCCCCTTTGTACCTTAGTAACGAGTGCCAAAACATTTGTACCTATTGTGGTTTTAGTTTGGACAATAAAATCAAACGCAAGACTTTGATGGATTTTGAAATCAAACAAGAAGTTGAAGCTTTGAAGAAACTTGGTTTCGACCATGTTTTGTTGGTAACTGGCGAAGCCAATTATACGGTGAACATCAATTATTTCTTGAATGCCATTGAATTTATAAAAAATGATTTTTCAACTATTTCGGTAGAAGTCCAACCGCTCTCACAAGACGAATACGAGCGCTTGCATGAAGCAGGTGTGTATTCTGTTTTGGTGTATCAAGAAACCTATCATCAGGATGTCTATAAAAAGTACCATACTAAGGGAAAGAAATCTAATTTTGATTTCCGCTTAGATACGCCTGACCGCATAGGAAAAGCTGGGATTCACAAAATAGGACTGGGTGTTTTACTTGGACTTGAAGACTGGCGTACCGATAGTTTTTTTAATGCTTTGCATTTGGACTATTTACAAAAAACGTATTGGAGGACAAAATATTCCGTTTCGTTTCCTAGATTGCGACCTGCAGAAGGAACTGTTCCGCCTAACTTTATTATGGATGATAAGGATTTGACGCAGTTAATTTGCGCCTACCGATTATGGAATGAAGATTTAGAAATTTCGATTTCGACTCGTGAGAATGAGAAATTTCGAAATAACATCATTCCGATCGGAACTACAAGCATGAGCGCGGGCTCAAAAACAAATCCTGGTGGTTATGTGGTGGATCCACAGTCATTGGAGCAATTTGAAATTAGCGACGAACGATCAGTAGCCGAAATTGCTGCAATGATTACAGAACGAGGCTATGAACCTGTTTGGAAGGATTGGGAGAGGAGTTATTCCCCCTAGCCCCCGAAGGGGGAACTCCTAGATTGTGGAAAATTTATGGGGGAATATATTCGATTCAGTGTCGACTGGTACGGTGCTATTCCCCCTAGCCCCCGAAGGGGGAACTCCTTGATTGTGGAAAATTTATGGGTGAATATATTCGCATTTGCTTCCACATCTACGAAGGATTACCTCCTTTTTTTCAAATAATTCATCACTATTACTCACAAATTCATTTAACACAACAATTATCCGCCCTAGTCTCCCCTCCTTCGGAGGGGTCGGGGGAGGATTTCCACACTACAACATGAGCATTATACAAGATTTTTTACGATATAACCGTCAAACCATCCTACCCGAAATAGGTGACGAAGGCCAAGAAAAACTAAAAAAAGCGAAAGTCCTGGTGATTGGTGCGGGTGGTTTGGGCTGTCCTATTTTGCAATATTTGGCAACGGCTGGTGTGGGGACTATTGGTATTGTAGATTTTGATACGATTGAAATTCATAATCTGCACCGTCAAATTCTTTATACCGAAGAACAATTGGGTCTACCTAAAGCTACTACAGCAAAGGCTACCGTTGAAAAACTAAATCCATTGATTGCTGTTTTGGCTTTTGAGGAAAAACTAACTTTCGAAAATGCTTCACAAATCATTAGCCAATTTGATTTTGTGGTTGATGGTTCTGATAATTTTAGTACACGTTACTTAGTGAATGATACTTGTGTCGCATTGGGAAAAACATTAGTCTATGGAAGTATCCTTGGTTTCGAAGGGCAAATTGCGGTTTTTAACCATCAAGGGAGTAAAAATTTACGTGACTTATTTCCGGAACCACCAAATCCAAAGGATGTTCCAAATTGTAGTTTTAATGGCGTATTGGGTACTTTACCCGGAATGATTGGCACCATAATGGCACACGAAACCTTAAAATTAATTACTGGATTACCTACGTTGAGAAATGAACTGATTTTGTACAAAACGTTGGAATGGGGTTTTGTGAAACTGAATTTTTAATTTTTGTTATAAAGCAGCAAGACAAATTGGCTAACTTATAATTCCAGTAATCTCGACGTTTTGTCTCGCCGCAAGCGTGTCAGCAAAGGTACGCACCTATCTTGAGACGCTTTCAGCGAGACAAACTAGGTGGTTATGGTCTGGTTACTTATTATTTATTTGCTATTTGCAATATCAAACCCTGCTCGTGCTCACAACCTACATTACTGTAACCTCAACGTTTTGTCTCGCTGAAAGCGTCTCAGTAAAGGTGCTCGTCTATCGTGAAACGCTTTCAGCGTGACAAACTAGGTGGTTATGGTATGGTTACTTATTATTAAATTGCTATTTGTAAAATAAAACTCTGCTCGTGCTCACAACCTACATTACTCTAACCTCAACGTTTTGTCTCGCTGAAAGCCTCTCAGCAAATGTGCTCATCTCTCGTGAGACGCTTTCAGCGTGACAAACTAGGTGGTTATGGTATGGTTACCTATTTTTTTTTCAAATATATTAAAATATTCATACAAATTATTAATAAATAAGAATTCGGGATTTACTGCCCCAGATGGTAGTGGAAAGCCCGGACTGAGAAAACCTATTTTTTCTTGGCATAAAAGAGCGACCGTCCTCTCCCCCAGCCCCTCTCCAAAGGAAAGGGTAGCAAAAATGCTCCTTTTATGACAATAGAAAAAATGTTTTTGAAGGAGGACTTGCAACGGACAGCTGGATTGGCCCTGAATAAAAATAAGACACGAATTTCACAAATTGGCACGAATGTGAAAACTAAAGTGAATTTCACAAAATTAGCTTGTCTTACAAATTTGGCAAAGTAATGGAACTAAACTTCATTTCGAAGGATCTTCATGAAGTCATTTCGTTCTATTTCGCGGCAGCCTAAACTCTCGAGGTGTGGGTTGTAGACTTGGCAATCTAGTAGTTGGTATTGGTTGCTTTTTAGGTGATGGACTAAACTGATAAAAGCGACTTTGGATGCATTGGAAACTTTGGAAAACATACTTTCGCCACAAAAAACGTGTCCCATGTCTACACCATACAAACCGCCTACTAACTGATCGTTTTGCCAAACCTCAACGGACTGTGCGATACCCAATTGATGCAAATTGCAATAGGCATCGATCATGTCGTTGGTGATCCAGGTTCCGTTTTGACCGTCGCGCTTGATGCGTTGGCAATTGGAAATAACTCCTAGGAAATCCTGATTGAAGGTTACCTTGAATTCTTGACGGTTTAGGATATTTCGCATGCTTTTGGTTACTCGGACTTCGTCCAGAAATAAAACCATGCGCGGATTGGGCGACCACCAAATGATGGGATCACCTTGCTCAAACCACGGAAATATGCCGCTTTGATAGGCTAGTTGTAACCGTGCTGCCGACAAATCGCCACCGATCGCTACGATGCCGTCTCGATTGGCGGTGTTTACATTTGGAAATACTAGCGCATCTGATAATTGGACCATTGTATTGATTATGAAATTTTAAAAAACAGAATCGCTTAACTCGGTTGTCAAGCATTCTAAAAACGCCATTCCACGGTAGGAATTACCCTTTGGATTTAACTTTGGACTGAAGACAACTATTGAGTACATGTTTGGAAGGATGGCTAAGATACCGCCACCAACACCGCTCTTGCCCGGAAGGCCTACGCGATAAGCAAACTCACCTGCCTCGTCATAAAAACCACAAAGCAACATGATGGCATTTATTCTTTTGTTACGGCTTGGGGTCAGAATAATTTCGTTGGTGATGGGATCTACGCCATCGTTGGCAAAAAACAAAAATGTTTTGGATAATTGCGCACAGCTCATACTTAGTGAGCAAATTTTGAAATAAAAATCCATTACCTCATCTATAGGATTCTGGATATTCCCGAAGGATTTCATCATGTTGATTAAAGCATAATTGCGGTAACCCACTCCTTTTTCTGACTCAAATACTTTGTCATCAAAGGTGACCGTAGGATCATTGGTAAGGCGTCTGACGAAATTTATAAATTCGGACTCGGGATCTTTGTAGTGTGATAGCAGTACATCGGCAATGACGATAGCACCCGCGTTGATTAAGGGGTTTCGTGGAATTCCTTTTTCTAGTTCTAACAAGATCATGGAGTTGAACCCAGCGCCCGAAGGTTCTACGTCTACGCGCTGCCAGAGTGCATCACCTTCTAAATTGTAGGCCATGATAAGCATAAGTACTTTTGAAATACTTTGAACCGAAAATTTTTGATGAGCATCACCTAGATTTACTTGTCTTTGGTTTACCGTTGTAAGACTTATACCAAATAAACGTTCGTCTACGTTGGCAAGTTCCGGAATATAGGTTGCTTTTTCTCCTATGTCTTCGAAATCTTTAAATTTGTTATATATGCTATCGAGCACGCTGTGTATGTCTTCCATGAATCTTGAGGCTAATGACGCTTATTTATAAAGAAAAAGAATCGAATTATTTAATGCAAGTTTAAGAAGAAAAACACAAACCAATGCCTTAAATTTGTTTTTTTGAACCCCATAGAATTCAATTGAATATGAGAAAGTTGCCTGTTATCCTTTTTCTTTGTTTGCTAGTCAATCAAATGAATGGTCAAATTAATGATACGATTGTAAAAACCCAAAAGCTAACGTACAAGAAATTCATACTTCCGGCTGCTTTGGTTGCAACTGGTTCACTTTTGCTCAATACGGACAGGAATAGAAAAATACAAGCAGATGCGAATCGTTTTTTTGGATCTGATTTTCATACACGTTTAGACGATATAACTGTTTTTGTACCTGTGGGACAACTGTATGCCGGCGGACTTTTTGGTTTTGAGGCCAAAAATTCACTAAAACACAGAACAATTTCGGTAGTGACGGCCAATGCGCTGAGTTTTACCTTGGTTAGTGTATTGAAAAACATTGTAAAAGCACATCGCCCAGACGACTCTGATCAATTGAGTTTTCCGTCGGGACATAGTGCCATTGCTTTTACCAACGCTGCTCTACTTTTTCAGGAATACAAAGACGATAATATTTGGTATGCCAGCAGTGGTTTTTTGTTTGCTACCACTACCGGTTTTTTGCGAGTAGCCAACAACAAACATTTTGCCTCAGACGTGTTTGCGGGCGCAGGAATTGGATTGGCATCTGGATTTTTGGTCACTTATTGGAATCCTTTGCAGAATATCCATCTTGGAAAGAAACAAAAAGGAACCGCTTTTGTATATCCGCAATTGGGTAATCAAATTGGTATTGGGGCTGTGATTTTACCGAATTTCTAGACCAAAAAAAAGCCCTACAAAATGCAGGGCTTAGAAAAATCAAACAAAACAATTATGGTAACAACACTTTGTCAATAACGTGAACTACACCATTACTACATTGAATATCTGGAATAACCATGTTGGCTGGAGTTGTGATTCCGTTACTTTTTACAGTAAAAATACCGTTTGTAAAAGCACTATATGTTAACATTCCACCACCTGCAGTTGCTGCCGTTGTTCCTGAATGCTCAGAGGTAAACTTACCACCTACGATAGCGTGATTTAACAATACTTGTTGTAAAACTGCTGGCGATGTATTGGCTACATCTTGAACTGTTGCAAAACCTGCTGCTTTAAAAGCGGCATCTGTTGGAGCGTAGATTGTGAAATTTGCGCTTGAACTTGACAAAGTACCTGCCAAACCAGAAGTAATTACCGCTTGCACTAAGAAAGTTAATTCTGGTGCTTTAAAAACTTTTGCATCTTTTAATAAAATTGCTGATTCTACGATGTTTACACCAGTAGCAATCATCACTTTGTCTATCCCGTGAATAGTACCGTTGCTTGCGCTTACGTCTGTAAGGATAATTTTTGATCCGTTGATGTACAAATCTGCTCCTCTACTGATGAAACGTCTGTCAACACCTAATAATGATGGAGCTGTACCACCCGCTTTAATTCCGCTTCCCATTAAATCTCCATTTGAAACATGGTATAACAAGGTGTTTGTCAAGAAACTATTTTGTAATCCACCTAGCGATCCAGAGTCTACCAAACCTAATCTTGCAAAAGCATCGTTTGTTGGAGCAAAAACAGTATAATGTCCTGATGGGTCATTTGGGTTACTGTTACTCAATACACCTACTACTCCACCTTGTACAGCAGCACCCTCAAGGGTACTAAAGTTTGGGTTGGCTACTGCAATACCTGCAATACTTGGTGTTTCGTCTTTATAATCTGTATCACAAGAAACCAAAGTTCCCATTAATGTTAATGCTAGAACTGCACTTTTTATATTGAAATTTTTCATTTTGTTTGTTGTTTTGTAATTAAAATTTATAAACTAATCCACCGTAAAAACCTGTAGCTTGACCAATATTTCTACCTGCTACCAATGTGCTAGCTCCTGCAGAAACTCCCCAATCTTTGTAAACTGGTGCGTATAAATCAACTCCAATTTTTGTGTAATTTACTTTTGTAGTTGGAAAATATCCAGCGAAACCTTCACCAAAGATATCTACTCCACCTGTTGATTTTTGATTAGCAATAAATACGTCACCATAAAAAGATTTTGCTGCGTATCCTACTTTAAGTTCTGTAGTTACAGAGTTTGGTACATCATTCGAAGCATAATTTCCTGCTACTTGTCCCGATGCAAAAACACCCGAATTCATTTTGAACATTGCCATACCCGTAGTACTTACTGTTGTGCTTCTGTTTCCAATTGCGATGATAGATTGAAAACCTTCTTCTACTTTGTAATTACTAAGTGGTGTTTTTACTCCAACTGCTCCAATAAGACGCAATGAAGAAGAACCAAAGTCAAAATTAAATGGACTGTACTTTACAAAAACTGACACATCTTGAAAACCTTGACGTTTGTTTTCTAAACCTAAGTTTGTCAAAACTTCATCTGTAGCATGACCTTTTGCAGTAACATAAGGTAAAACCATTACTACATCTACTTGGTCACTAATACCATAAGTAGCATAAATCGATGTACTTGTAATTGTTGTCTTGTTGAAGACAGGAACGCCTTCTACTTTTTCTGGAACGAAATAGACATCATCGTACTTTTCTGAGCTGAAAGAAACGGAAACATTTCCTTTTCCTTTTCCTTGCATAAATCCACTGATTGGACTTTGAGAATGAGCTGTGTTAACATATCCGAATGCTGTTACAGCCAAAATTAGGAGTAATTGTCTTTTAATCATCATATCAATTATTTATTGTTTGTTTCTATCATTTACGAGAGACAAATCGATACGGTTTTAAAAAACTAAAAAAAAACCAAAAAAAAGTACAACTAAAAATAAATTAAACTACAAAACACTCACTTACAATTACTTAATAAAAATATATTTTTTCGAAAAAAAATCAACTCACCTAATACTTATTCGCTTACTATTGATTTTTTGGGTTAGCACTATAAGGCATCAGATGCAATACAAACTTCGCACAGAAGGTTCTGTACATTCCTTGGGTGATAATAGCGCATAAAAAAACCGATAAAAATAAATTTATCGGTTTTGATTCGGTTTTTCGCTTTGTATTAGAAAGGTAAATCGTCTGCTTCTTCTTCGTTAAGATTTGTAGCTGCTGGAAAAACTGGTGCTGCTGGAGCCGATGGCGCTGAAGGAGCTTCTGCACCTGCTTTTTCAATTCTCCAACCTTGGATACTGTTGAAGTATCTAGTTTCTCCTTGTGGGTTTACCCATTCTCTACCTCTTAGGTTGATTGAAACTT encodes the following:
- a CDS encoding phosphatase PAP2 family protein, whose product is MRKLPVILFLCLLVNQMNGQINDTIVKTQKLTYKKFILPAALVATGSLLLNTDRNRKIQADANRFFGSDFHTRLDDITVFVPVGQLYAGGLFGFEAKNSLKHRTISVVTANALSFTLVSVLKNIVKAHRPDDSDQLSFPSGHSAIAFTNAALLFQEYKDDNIWYASSGFLFATTTGFLRVANNKHFASDVFAGAGIGLASGFLVTYWNPLQNIHLGKKQKGTAFVYPQLGNQIGIGAVILPNF
- the aat gene encoding leucyl/phenylalanyl-tRNA--protein transferase, whose translation is MVQLSDALVFPNVNTANRDGIVAIGGDLSAARLQLAYQSGIFPWFEQGDPIIWWSPNPRMVLFLDEVRVTKSMRNILNRQEFKVTFNQDFLGVISNCQRIKRDGQNGTWITNDMIDAYCNLHQLGIAQSVEVWQNDQLVGGLYGVDMGHVFCGESMFSKVSNASKVAFISLVHHLKSNQYQLLDCQVYNPHLESLGCREIERNDFMKILRNEV
- a CDS encoding HesA/MoeB/ThiF family protein codes for the protein MSIIQDFLRYNRQTILPEIGDEGQEKLKKAKVLVIGAGGLGCPILQYLATAGVGTIGIVDFDTIEIHNLHRQILYTEEQLGLPKATTAKATVEKLNPLIAVLAFEEKLTFENASQIISQFDFVVDGSDNFSTRYLVNDTCVALGKTLVYGSILGFEGQIAVFNHQGSKNLRDLFPEPPNPKDVPNCSFNGVLGTLPGMIGTIMAHETLKLITGLPTLRNELILYKTLEWGFVKLNF
- a CDS encoding DUF3127 domain-containing protein, with amino-acid sequence MEVIGRVKVINPEQQVSAAFKKRELVVTTEEQYPQHILVEFTQDKCDLLNNYGVGESVKVSINLRGREWVNPQGETRYFNSIQGWRIEKAGAEAPSAPSAPAAPVFPAATNLNEEEADDLPF
- a CDS encoding fasciclin domain-containing protein, with the translated sequence MKNFNIKSAVLALTLMGTLVSCDTDYKDETPSIAGIAVANPNFSTLEGAAVQGGVVGVLSNSNPNDPSGHYTVFAPTNDAFARLGLVDSGSLGGLQNSFLTNTLLYHVSNGDLMGSGIKAGGTAPSLLGVDRRFISRGADLYINGSKIILTDVSASNGTIHGIDKVMIATGVNIVESAILLKDAKVFKAPELTFLVQAVITSGLAGTLSSSSANFTIYAPTDAAFKAAGFATVQDVANTSPAVLQQVLLNHAIVGGKFTSEHSGTTAATAGGGMLTYSAFTNGIFTVKSNGITTPANMVIPDIQCSNGVVHVIDKVLLP
- the thiH gene encoding 2-iminoacetate synthase ThiH yields the protein MTTFKSVFEQYSWDDIQSKIYASTSKQVEQALSKTKRNLDDFLALISPAAQPYLEQMAQECHELTKKRFGKTIQMYAPLYLSNECQNICTYCGFSLDNKIKRKTLMDFEIKQEVEALKKLGFDHVLLVTGEANYTVNINYFLNAIEFIKNDFSTISVEVQPLSQDEYERLHEAGVYSVLVYQETYHQDVYKKYHTKGKKSNFDFRLDTPDRIGKAGIHKIGLGVLLGLEDWRTDSFFNALHLDYLQKTYWRTKYSVSFPRLRPAEGTVPPNFIMDDKDLTQLICAYRLWNEDLEISISTRENEKFRNNIIPIGTTSMSAGSKTNPGGYVVDPQSLEQFEISDERSVAEIAAMITERGYEPVWKDWERSYSP
- a CDS encoding glutaminase — its product is MEDIHSVLDSIYNKFKDFEDIGEKATYIPELANVDERLFGISLTTVNQRQVNLGDAHQKFSVQSISKVLMLIMAYNLEGDALWQRVDVEPSGAGFNSMILLELEKGIPRNPLINAGAIVIADVLLSHYKDPESEFINFVRRLTNDPTVTFDDKVFESEKGVGYRNYALINMMKSFGNIQNPIDEVMDFYFKICSLSMSCAQLSKTFLFFANDGVDPITNEIILTPSRNKRINAIMLLCGFYDEAGEFAYRVGLPGKSGVGGGILAILPNMYSIVVFSPKLNPKGNSYRGMAFLECLTTELSDSVF
- a CDS encoding thiazole synthase; translated protein: MDTSLFKIGNKELSSRLFLGTGKFGSNSQMAEAILASESELVTVALKRIDLETDTDAILSHLKHPRINLLPNTSGARTAKEAIFAAQLAREALETNWLKLEIHPDPKYLMPDAIETLRATEELAKLGFIVLPYIHADPVLCKRLEDAGTAAVMPLGSPIGTNKGLKTIDFLEIIIEQSKVPVIIDAGIGAPSDAAKAMELGADAVLVNTAIAVAGNPKLMAEAFKEAVIAGRKAFEAKLGQQYKHAVASSPLTAFLYE